The following nucleotide sequence is from Mucilaginibacter sp. cycad4.
GGCTTAATATTGATGATGATAAATGTGCCCTTATTATTCCATTTGCCATCGTTATTTGACGCTTTGACCCTGAATGTATAATTACCCGGATCAAGATTGGTATAGGTGGCTGTTCTTTTATTGCCAACATAATTCCAATCTTTATCAAACCCATCCAGCTTGTAGGCATATTGGTTTTTTTCGGGAATGGTATAATTCAGGGCAGCAAACTCAAATGTAAGTACCGAGTGTTTGTAAGATAGGTTTATGGAGTCTGTTACGCTGATATCTTTTTGAAGCAGGGAGTTTTTAGCGCCCACGCTTACCTCCTTGTTGAAAATTTGCAGCCCGGTAATATAAACGGGAGGAATAAAGTTATTATCTTTTAAACTATCGGGATAAAAAGTACTGAATCCGTTTACGCCGCCAAAAAACATTTCCCCGTCGGCAGTTTGAAAACTGGAATGCCCTTTAAATTCATCTCCCTGCAACCCGTCGGAGATGCCATAGTTTCTGATGGCTTTTGTTTTGGGGTTAAACCGGGAGATCCCTTTATTGGTGCTTAACCAGAAGTTGCCTTTGCGGTCTTTCAAAATCGAATAGATCACATTATTGGGCAAACCCTGTTTTTCGGTGTAAATGGTAAATGTTTGGCTGTGCTTGTTAAACAGGTTAAGCCCGCCGCCGTTTGTACCTATCCATATATCACCGTTATCAGTCTCGGTAACCGACTCAACAGTATTGTTTGATAAACTGTGTTTATCCCCCTCATCGTGCCTGTAGTGCGTAAAACGGCCTGTTTTAGGGTTTAATACATCCAGCCCGTTATCAGTACCTATCCACATATTGCCCTGTTTATCCTGGAATACCGAGGTAACAATATCGCTGCCTATGCTGTTATCATCCCCCGGGTTGTTCCTGTATCGTGTAAAGAGACCGGTTTTTACGTTATAATGATTAAGGCCACCTTTCCAGGTCCCTAACCATATATTGCCATCATGATCTTTATACATATTGTTGATATCCGAAAGGGAAAGGCTGCGCGGATTATTTGCCTGGGGCATGTGATGTATAAAGGTCCCTCTTTTTTTATCAAACAGGTCAAACCCGCCAATGTGATAGCCAATACCGATAACATCTTTATTTATTGGCACAATGGCCATTACATAATTATTACTTATGGTGTTACTGTTATTATCACTATGCAGGTAATGAACAAAGGTTTTTTTCTTGCGGTTAAATAAATTAAGGCCGCCCCCATCGGTGCCGATCCAAATATTTTCATCACTGTCATCGCCGGAGATGGCCAGCACATTATTATTGCTCAAACTATTCGCATTGTTTGGGTTTTGACTGTAGGAGCTGAATTTATCGCCAAAGCCCGGCAAAAAATCAACACCGCCCGAATAAGTGCCTATCCAGGTATTCCCTGTATCATCTTTATATAAACAATAAACAGAGTTACTGCTAAGGCTGTAATGGTCGTTTGCATCAAATTTGTAGCAAGTAAATTTATTGGCCGGATAGTCGAGCACACTTATGCCCCCATTTTCGGTCCCGATCCAAAGCTTCCCGTCGCCGTTTTCGAGTATCGAAAGAATATCGTTATGGCAAATACTGTTACTGTTATTAGGATCGTGTTTGAAATTTATAAATGAATTGTTTTTGCTGTTATATAATGCCAGGCCTCCTCCATGAGTACCTGCCCAAATATTACCTTTGCTATCTTTATATACGGCCTTTATCCAGCTGGCACCGATGCTGTTTTGGTTTGCAGGATCATGAACATAACCAATAAACTTACCGTTTTGGGGATTAAAATGATAAAGCCCGTCATCGGTGCCTATCCATAACCAGCCATTATTATCCGCGGTAACCTGGTAAATAAAATCGTTAGCTATACCGTTTGTCTGTTTATCAGCATGTGTAAATCTTTTAAATGAGCCGTTTGCAGCATTAAACAGATATAAGCCCTTGCTGGTACCCAGCCACATCCTTTTTTTGCTATCCAAAAAAACAGACCTGACAGCAAAAGTTAAGTGATTGGAATAATGAATAAATGTATTTGTGGCCCGGTCAAATCTGTCAAGCCCGCTTTCGGTTCCAATCCATAAATTATGATAACTGTCTTCCGTTATAGCTAATACGTAGTTATCAATAATAGTTGTTTTATTATTCTGGTCGTGCTTATAGTGCGTAAATTTATAACCGTCGTACTTATTAAGACCATCTTCGGTGCCAAACCACATAAAGCCCCGACTGTCTTTAATAATGGTTACTACATGGCTTTGGGAAAGGCCTTCGTTTGTACTAAGCTGTTTAAATTTAAGGGCGGGTGTTTGCGAATAGGATAATCCGGGAAAAAGCAGGTATAAACACCAGATAAAAAGCAATATTGGCCTCATTATTATTTTGCTGGTAGTTTTATCGTATTTTTAATCGGTTGATGTTATAAGCCAAAACAAACGTTGCAGCGGCTAAATAAATGCTCTTATCTTGCGGAAACTATTAGGTTGGTTTCAGGAATTTAGTCTTAATAACTTCTATCGAACAAGAATTTATATTGACCAAACCGCCTTTAACGTTCATAATGATTCCAGGTCACCAGGAGCTTATTTTAAGTTAGTCCTGCTTGCCAGTCATACGGTATTTACGGGAAATAGTTTCGTATAACGTGTTGTTTTTGCCCAATCAACGGCTGTTGTTAACTCAGGAGAAATATTAACGATCCTGATTTTGTTTACAACCTACCGGTCAGTATCCGGCAGCTGTTTAATCTCTATATTCCTGAAATCAACTGGCTGCCCCTCACTTTGTAAAGCAATAAAGCCGCTGCTTAACAATTTCCCATCCTGCTTATACTTCGGATCGTAGCCATGCGCCACACCGCCGCCAATAGTAGGCCTTGAATATTGAAGTACCGTATCGCCATTGATGATATGGGTAATTAATTTGTTGCCATGAACAATCAGCTCGCCCTTTACCCACTGGTCACCGTCATAGGTTTTTGAAGTAGAGTTGATACAATGGTCGGGCGAAACCTTCCCTTTATAAACAACATCGGTACCGGGCGAGCACATATTTCCTGTTGGCCTTGGTTTCCCGTCGCCCAGGCCGCCTAATAACTGCATTTCTATGGATATCGGCCAATCCTGGTCCTTTAACATAGTGCGGGGATCCTGTGAATGAAACATAACGCCGCTGTTAAGGAGCGTGTAGTCAGGTGCGCCTTTTTGCTGTTTACCAACAAAACGGTACTCAAACCGCAGGTGATAATAAGAAAATGGTGTTTTGTAATATAAGTGGCCAAACTGATCGTTGAAATCGCCATACTGATCATAACTGACCCTGATCATGCCGTCTTCTACCCGGAAAGTATTCCCATAGTTTTCGCCAACCAGGTGGTGATTGATCTTGACAAACCAATCGTTAATGTCAGTTCCGTTAAACAGCTTCGTCCAGCCTTTGTCGGCATTGCCGGTGTCAGCCAGTTTTTTCGGTCCGGTGCAGCCCAATATGAAGCAGCAGGAAAACATAAAAAAAACGCGTGTTATTTTCATAGGTGGTAAGGTATTATGTTTTTTATAGATAAATTGAATGCTTTTGTTCACTTAACACTTTGCTAACCGTCTTTCGAAAGTTCGCTCAATATTAATCTGCTGATCCTGCCTTACAGGAAGTTTTATCTCTCTCTTATGCTACGAATTTAAGAAATTCAGGCCATGTTTTGTTGTTTTTAATGCTTTGCCTATCTGGGTACACTGAGGCTGCTTTTTTGAACCTTATCGACGAATATTATATTATTACCTGCCCGGTTGCTATCGGAAACGGGCTTTCCATATTTAAGGAGAGAAAGGTCCTGAAATTAGAAAGTTCAATAGCCTACAACAACGGCAAGGTGCTTAATAAATACCTGCCGGTATAGGTGGGTTTAGTAGTTTAAGTGAAATATTTAATCTTTACAGAGGTTTGAGGTTTTTACTCTCCTTACTGTGCGAAACTTGAATTATTTAAACAGGGCAAATATGTGTTCTGAATAAGTCAGAGCACTTTTAGCGAACTTTGGTGGTGCTTTTTGAACCGCCGAAGGTGGCTACGGGATTTGTGCTGCCCGGGACCTGGCCTGCTGTAAAAATTTTAACAATTTATTATTTTCAGCCTCATTATCAAATCCGGGGAACTTTTCTGTTTAGCCAAGTTTTTTTCGCAGCCATTTACGAACCGGCTCGTCATACCATTTCAAAGTGATATACGCCAGGAAAATTGCACTAATCAAAATAGCTAAGGCATAAGGCCAGGCCTGTACTATAGTTACGCCTTTATGATTGCTGATCCATGCCACGTAAAAATAAACCAGCGGATAATGCACCAGGTAAAGGGGATAGGATATATCGCCGAGAAACCTGCATACTCTGCTCTCCGTTTGGGTATGGACCTTACCGCCCGCGCCAAGATAAACGATAAGCGGAAAAATGATAATAATGCAAACGGACTCATAGATCCCGTTCATCCAAAGATGGGCAGCACCGCCGATGCGCGGCATATACAATACTATCGCTATTAAAACACTGCACCATAAAAATGCATACCTGATGCGGACGGGTTTAGCAATACGCGAAAGCAACAGGCCGGTAAAGAACGGGTATATGGTGCGGGTAATGCCCATGCGCACCTGTTCCACGTTAAATGTCCAGCCACCGCTTACATCTCCATTGGTGATTGCCAGGTGCACAAGTGCTACAGCTGCAAAGCATACTAATACCGACAATGTAGTTTTTGAAAATTTTCGTATCCAAACCGCGTAAAGAATATTGGCGACGTACTCAAAGAACAATGACCATCCTACGCTGTTAAGAGGATGCATTTCCTGCCAGCCGCGTATATCCAAAGACAGCGGTACCGGCAGGATGGTATAACCGATCAGCATCACCAGCAGCATCTTCCAAATCGGTATAGTATGAATGAGCGGCCACAGCGTAGAATCCGTAAAATAGAATCCGATAGCACCCAATGTCATGCCGAGGACTACCATTGGCTGAAGGCGCTCGATACGGCGTTTAAAAAAACTGCCGATTGTCATTTTATGCCAGCGGTCGTCATAAGCATAGCCGATAACAAAACCTGATAGCAGGAAAAAGAAATCGACAGCCAGGTACCCGTGATTAACTATGATATCCAGGTGACCGCTCCCCAGCGGTTCGGTTAGGTGAAAGGTAACTACGATGATGGCAGCAACACCACGTAAACCATCCAATATCGGGTAATGCGGTTTTGTGTTCAGTTTATTATTGTCCATGTATAAGATTAGAGTTAGCCCGTATATTTGGCCGGGTGCTAAAACAGGTATTTTGGATGATCAGCGGGTGCTTTTCTTTGTGTATCCACAGTGCAGGTGAGGCATATATGGGCCGGTAAGACCAATGACTTAAGTCGGTTAGATTGGTTCATGAATAGTATGTAATTGACGCCTTATCCAGATTGTAAAAGTAAGTAAAAGCGGTGCCGGGATATCTTCATATCGTGTCAAAATACACGCATATCGTCTCATTTTCGCATCTTTTTGTATCTGTCTTCAACAGATCCCTAATTAAATTGCCGCTAAAGTTCTGACAGAGAATATCAGGCGGTTCGCGATTAGTCCGGCCAGGCCCGACAGCTGATCAACGTCTCGTAAAAAACATATAACGTATTGAAATTAAATCAACCCGTAACAAATTCGTTTACGGGGTGATAATTTTTCAGACACTGGTTATAGCAGAATAATTTATCAGTTATTTATTTTCACTTCGCCATCTGTTACCTCGAACGGGATCCACAGATAACCGGATTTCTCCAGGTCAAGTTTATTCCACAAATCCCCCATGAAGATAAAATTTGAAGGTTTTCCGTTTACCGGCAAAACGTAATTTCCCTGTGCAAAGAATGTTTGTTCTGCATTAGTACCGCTGCAGGGGT
It contains:
- a CDS encoding two-component regulator propeller domain-containing protein, translated to MRPILLFIWCLYLLFPGLSYSQTPALKFKQLSTNEGLSQSHVVTIIKDSRGFMWFGTEDGLNKYDGYKFTHYKHDQNNKTTIIDNYVLAITEDSYHNLWIGTESGLDRFDRATNTFIHYSNHLTFAVRSVFLDSKKRMWLGTSKGLYLFNAANGSFKRFTHADKQTNGIANDFIYQVTADNNGWLWIGTDDGLYHFNPQNGKFIGYVHDPANQNSIGASWIKAVYKDSKGNIWAGTHGGGLALYNSKNNSFINFKHDPNNSNSICHNDILSILENGDGKLWIGTENGGISVLDYPANKFTCYKFDANDHYSLSSNSVYCLYKDDTGNTWIGTYSGGVDFLPGFGDKFSSYSQNPNNANSLSNNNVLAISGDDSDENIWIGTDGGGLNLFNRKKKTFVHYLHSDNNSNTISNNYVMAIVPINKDVIGIGYHIGGFDLFDKKRGTFIHHMPQANNPRSLSLSDINNMYKDHDGNIWLGTWKGGLNHYNVKTGLFTRYRNNPGDDNSIGSDIVTSVFQDKQGNMWIGTDNGLDVLNPKTGRFTHYRHDEGDKHSLSNNTVESVTETDNGDIWIGTNGGGLNLFNKHSQTFTIYTEKQGLPNNVIYSILKDRKGNFWLSTNKGISRFNPKTKAIRNYGISDGLQGDEFKGHSSFQTADGEMFFGGVNGFSTFYPDSLKDNNFIPPVYITGLQIFNKEVSVGAKNSLLQKDISVTDSINLSYKHSVLTFEFAALNYTIPEKNQYAYKLDGFDKDWNYVGNKRTATYTNLDPGNYTFRVKASNNDGKWNNKGTFIIINIKPPFWLTWWFKLIVALIFIISGPAFYFIRTRSILKQKAVLERQVEERTRQLARAIEVEKKLALEAEEANKAKSIFLATMSHEIRTPMNGVIGMASLLAETPLDEEQRTFAESIQTCGEDLLAVINDILDFSKIESGNMELEEKDFSLRTCIEEVFDVFALKAAHLKLDLVYQIDYDVPAQIIGDSLRLRQILINLISNAIKFTKKGEIYVAVHLLSISEDNHIELSFEIKDTGIGISADKLHRLFKAFSQVDSSTTRQYGGTGLGLVISEQLVKLMGGKISVESEVDKGSTFRFSIHSQKSLLQDPVQINHTMQGFEKSKILVVDDNDTNCRILKAQLEQWQLSPVVAKSGEQALEILAQQYDFKLVITDMQMPFMDGIELATLIRAKYPELPIMLLSSISYVFHKDNPGLFCSILTKPAKQHNLYKHIIKELGRHVNSTVHETQHADTASHKLPDNFSESYPLRILVAEDNQMNQKLIMKILSKLGYEAALAGDGLEVLDLVNKKTFDVILMDVQMPKMDGLEATRIIKKRFPERPFIIAMTANALQADLQICIDAGMDDYISKPFKLDDLVNKLVKWAGKNTSTR
- a CDS encoding acyltransferase, with the translated sequence MDNNKLNTKPHYPILDGLRGVAAIIVVTFHLTEPLGSGHLDIIVNHGYLAVDFFFLLSGFVIGYAYDDRWHKMTIGSFFKRRIERLQPMVVLGMTLGAIGFYFTDSTLWPLIHTIPIWKMLLVMLIGYTILPVPLSLDIRGWQEMHPLNSVGWSLFFEYVANILYAVWIRKFSKTTLSVLVCFAAVALVHLAITNGDVSGGWTFNVEQVRMGITRTIYPFFTGLLLSRIAKPVRIRYAFLWCSVLIAIVLYMPRIGGAAHLWMNGIYESVCIIIIFPLIVYLGAGGKVHTQTESRVCRFLGDISYPLYLVHYPLVYFYVAWISNHKGVTIVQAWPYALAILISAIFLAYITLKWYDEPVRKWLRKKLG
- a CDS encoding DUF1080 domain-containing protein; translated protein: MKITRVFFMFSCCFILGCTGPKKLADTGNADKGWTKLFNGTDINDWFVKINHHLVGENYGNTFRVEDGMIRVSYDQYGDFNDQFGHLYYKTPFSYYHLRFEYRFVGKQQKGAPDYTLLNSGVMFHSQDPRTMLKDQDWPISIEMQLLGGLGDGKPRPTGNMCSPGTDVVYKGKVSPDHCINSTSKTYDGDQWVKGELIVHGNKLITHIINGDTVLQYSRPTIGGGVAHGYDPKYKQDGKLLSSGFIALQSEGQPVDFRNIEIKQLPDTDR